From Draconibacterium halophilum, one genomic window encodes:
- a CDS encoding Gfo/Idh/MocA family oxidoreductase, translating to MSTKSTSRRSFLKGALAVGAGLVIVPRHVLGGNGYLAPSDQLTKAIIGVGSMGRGHIPYEGTRVVAICDVDTEHLKLAKNLIDYDVKQFTDFREVCQLPEVDIVHIATPPHWHGIMAVEAAKAGKDIWCEKPMTRTIGEGKRVVEAVNAHGRMFRLNTWFRFKDQFYGLGTDVKPLKKVIDSGILGWPLKVTVSGITGYNWKFYWQGKHNLSPQPVPKNLDYDMWLGPARYKPYNEARVHANFRGYWDYDGGGLGDMGQHYLDPVQYMLGKDDTSPVKIEVDAPQQHYDAVGTWRRVTYTYADGCQIILDGENRDKDAAYIEGPNGKIYQGFRSDIPNLQSFIKTLPDPEPQIGIFSESVKTRKKFALNETNGFRSATLVNLGITAVRLGRTLHFDPEKLEFIDDEGANRLINQPMRAPWTI from the coding sequence ATGAGTACTAAATCAACTTCGAGAAGAAGTTTCTTAAAAGGTGCGCTGGCTGTAGGAGCCGGTCTGGTTATCGTTCCGCGCCACGTGTTGGGCGGTAACGGATACCTCGCACCATCCGACCAGTTAACAAAAGCTATTATTGGTGTTGGCTCAATGGGCCGCGGGCATATTCCTTACGAAGGCACGCGTGTTGTTGCCATTTGCGATGTGGATACCGAACACCTGAAATTGGCCAAAAACCTGATCGATTACGACGTAAAACAATTCACTGATTTTAGAGAAGTGTGCCAGCTGCCCGAGGTTGACATTGTACACATTGCTACACCGCCACACTGGCACGGTATAATGGCTGTTGAGGCTGCCAAAGCCGGAAAGGACATTTGGTGCGAAAAACCAATGACACGCACCATTGGCGAGGGTAAAAGAGTGGTTGAGGCTGTTAATGCGCATGGCCGCATGTTCAGGCTGAACACCTGGTTCCGTTTTAAAGACCAGTTTTACGGACTGGGAACCGATGTAAAACCGCTGAAAAAAGTAATTGACAGTGGCATTTTAGGATGGCCCCTAAAAGTTACGGTTAGCGGAATTACCGGCTACAACTGGAAATTCTACTGGCAGGGCAAGCACAACCTCTCGCCACAACCGGTACCCAAAAACCTTGATTACGATATGTGGTTAGGACCTGCGCGGTACAAACCATACAATGAAGCGCGTGTTCATGCCAATTTCCGTGGTTACTGGGATTACGACGGCGGCGGCCTTGGCGACATGGGGCAGCACTACCTCGACCCGGTACAATACATGCTGGGAAAAGACGATACCAGCCCGGTAAAAATTGAGGTTGACGCACCACAACAACATTACGATGCCGTGGGTACCTGGCGACGTGTAACTTATACCTATGCCGATGGATGTCAAATCATTCTCGATGGTGAGAACCGCGACAAAGATGCGGCCTATATTGAAGGTCCCAACGGCAAAATATACCAGGGATTCCGTTCGGATATTCCTAATCTGCAAAGCTTTATTAAAACCTTACCTGATCCTGAACCTCAGATTGGTATTTTCTCAGAATCGGTGAAAACGCGTAAGAAGTTTGCACTGAATGAAACCAATGGATTCCGGTCAGCAACATTGGTAAACCTTGGAATTACGGCAGTTCGACTGGGACGCACATTACATTTCGATCCTGAAAAACTGGAGTTTATTGATGATGAAGGTGCAAACCGGCTGATCAATCAGCCAATGCGTGCACCGTGGACGATCTAA
- a CDS encoding thymidylate synthase, translating into MKNIPVISVTGKSLAEAYETALIYLYGKGTRFKTQYDRPGDPLSIDCTMNLTILEPEIDPMIHMAFPGGVDDLREYVLELEGLKDHLIKDMNDPEDKHPEYTYHGRFQNYGVWKELIDGESKEVGTFKVDQIKNVIDKLAEQPFTRQAQMITWMPNIDFTCDDPPSLQSLWYRILEDEDGIWWLNSNIRYRSNDAWNAGFLNMFGFIQFSKDVIAAGIAEKTGKTVKLGRMNWQADSYHIYGKDIRSAKERLFERINDMAFEERTMNFNDPLIRKVYDNAEAEIVKKIKGADDLKTQN; encoded by the coding sequence ATGAAAAACATTCCGGTGATATCGGTAACAGGAAAGTCCTTGGCCGAAGCTTACGAAACAGCACTAATTTACTTGTATGGAAAAGGAACCCGTTTTAAAACGCAGTACGACCGGCCGGGCGATCCGTTGAGTATTGACTGCACCATGAATTTAACGATTTTGGAACCGGAAATCGATCCGATGATTCACATGGCTTTTCCCGGTGGTGTTGACGATTTACGGGAATATGTGCTCGAGCTGGAGGGGTTAAAAGATCATCTGATAAAAGACATGAACGACCCGGAAGATAAACATCCGGAATATACTTATCACGGGCGTTTTCAAAACTACGGCGTTTGGAAAGAACTGATTGACGGAGAATCAAAAGAAGTGGGTACTTTTAAGGTTGATCAAATAAAAAATGTAATCGACAAACTGGCCGAACAGCCCTTTACACGGCAAGCGCAAATGATAACCTGGATGCCCAATATTGATTTCACCTGCGACGATCCGCCAAGTTTACAATCGTTGTGGTACAGGATTCTGGAAGACGAAGACGGCATTTGGTGGCTCAACAGTAATATCCGTTACCGTAGCAACGACGCCTGGAATGCCGGATTTCTGAATATGTTCGGTTTTATTCAATTCAGCAAAGATGTTATTGCAGCCGGAATAGCAGAAAAAACCGGAAAGACGGTAAAACTAGGCCGTATGAATTGGCAGGCCGACTCGTACCACATTTACGGAAAAGATATTCGCAGCGCCAAAGAACGCCTGTTTGAGCGCATAAATGATATGGCGTTTGAGGAGCGCACCATGAATTTTAATGATCCGCTAATTCGTAAAGTTTATGATAATGCCGAGGCAGAAATTGTTAAGAAGATTAAGGGAGCAGATGATTTGAAAACTCAGAATTGA
- a CDS encoding TM2 domain-containing protein — translation MKKVSLAICLLLAVFFVKSANASSYSIDMNSIDKMFSEAVETSMVSMNAGALSTLPSNAPATAVVKEKSFVAAVLLDFFLGGFGVHRFYLGTKTMTGVGYILTCGGIFGIVPFVDLIVLIVDNDDISPYIDNPKFFMW, via the coding sequence ATGAAGAAAGTTAGCCTTGCTATTTGTTTGCTACTCGCAGTATTCTTTGTGAAAAGCGCAAATGCATCTTCTTACTCAATCGATATGAATTCGATTGACAAGATGTTCTCGGAAGCGGTTGAAACCAGTATGGTTTCAATGAATGCCGGAGCGTTAAGCACGCTGCCGTCAAACGCTCCAGCAACCGCAGTTGTGAAAGAGAAATCTTTCGTAGCGGCAGTTCTGCTCGATTTCTTTTTAGGGGGATTCGGAGTTCACCGTTTTTACCTGGGAACAAAAACCATGACTGGTGTAGGTTATATTTTAACCTGTGGTGGTATTTTTGGAATTGTGCCTTTTGTGGATTTGATTGTACTGATTGTTGACAACGACGATATCAGTCCATACATCGACAATCCGAAGTTTTTTATGTGGTAA
- the yidD gene encoding membrane protein insertion efficiency factor YidD produces MQNQYQKANRTFFLLLVFVLVSLGAYSQQIDLKSDLLLIDSVVKQQMPVTGHRPYIYKNQPKTFRNTNPVSLIYGGSLYVYQNMFSQHLSASCLFNPTCSDFSKQAVENYGLIKGTLLSFDRLSRCNRIAATDLDPGTIDPHVHRFHDAIKKYK; encoded by the coding sequence ATGCAAAACCAATATCAAAAAGCAAATAGAACGTTTTTTTTGTTGCTGGTTTTTGTGTTGGTTTCTTTGGGAGCATACAGCCAGCAAATCGATTTAAAAAGCGACCTGTTGCTTATAGATTCGGTTGTTAAGCAACAAATGCCCGTGACAGGACACCGACCTTATATTTATAAGAATCAACCAAAAACGTTTAGAAACACTAATCCTGTCAGCCTGATTTACGGGGGATCGTTGTATGTATACCAAAATATGTTCTCGCAACACCTTTCGGCCAGTTGTTTGTTTAATCCAACCTGCTCCGATTTTAGTAAACAAGCTGTTGAAAATTATGGTTTAATAAAAGGTACGCTTTTGTCGTTCGACCGACTTAGCCGCTGTAACCGAATAGCAGCAACCGATCTTGATCCTGGCACCATTGATCCCCATGTTCACCGGTTTCATGATGCAATAAAAAAGTATAAATGA
- a CDS encoding tetratricopeptide repeat protein has product MRYRFLLLIAFLFVFAQSKAQIPFIRHLVNSGFYKEAIYVIEKDTADYSAQQRDSINYYKGWAHYSLKNLQESSSSFLKVSHTSPFYNKSFFFAGYNQTYLGNYNEARSILDRADSSKEPTLWLYNFEISGIEMLNGNWPEAKQYLELVSEENAVLNKQVLALNEIWKEHEQHRKKSPVAAGIMSAIIPGSGKIYAGKTGAGIASMIGNIGFGLITWENYRKSGIADVKTILFGSIFAVNYVSNIYGSVVSVKVIENEHENAIHNQILFQLHIPLRNFFD; this is encoded by the coding sequence ATGAGGTATAGATTTCTGTTATTGATCGCTTTCCTGTTCGTGTTCGCTCAAAGCAAAGCTCAGATTCCTTTTATCCGGCATTTGGTGAACAGCGGATTTTACAAGGAAGCCATTTACGTAATAGAGAAAGACACGGCAGATTATTCGGCTCAACAGCGCGACTCCATCAATTACTATAAAGGATGGGCGCACTATTCGCTTAAAAACCTGCAGGAGTCTTCATCTTCTTTTCTTAAAGTAAGCCACACATCGCCTTTTTATAATAAATCATTCTTTTTTGCTGGGTACAACCAAACTTATCTGGGAAATTACAACGAAGCCCGAAGTATTCTGGATCGGGCCGATAGTAGTAAAGAGCCGACATTGTGGTTGTATAATTTTGAAATAAGCGGTATTGAAATGTTAAATGGAAACTGGCCTGAAGCTAAACAGTATCTGGAGCTTGTTTCTGAAGAGAATGCGGTATTAAACAAGCAGGTGCTTGCATTAAATGAGATCTGGAAAGAACATGAACAGCACCGGAAAAAGTCGCCGGTTGCCGCGGGAATAATGTCGGCGATTATTCCTGGCTCGGGGAAAATTTATGCCGGAAAAACCGGTGCCGGAATAGCCTCAATGATTGGCAATATTGGCTTTGGTTTAATAACCTGGGAAAACTACCGGAAATCGGGAATCGCGGATGTTAAAACAATACTTTTTGGTAGTATTTTTGCTGTAAATTATGTCTCAAATATTTATGGATCAGTTGTTTCTGTAAAAGTTATTGAAAATGAACACGAGAATGCAATACATAATCAAATTCTTTTTCAGCTTCATATTCCTCTGCGGAATTTCTTTGATTAG
- a CDS encoding tetratricopeptide repeat protein, whose translation MQYIIKFFFSFIFLCGISLISNSAVLKADSLYASGNYFEASIEYERLVFQGDAETDLNWLRYKKALCYRKMNDFGRAISALQTTYFSNPDDSLYRFVCYEQSLCYYLNNEPARALWKIDEYFHRSSDSVNIGVFLPIKILSLHETYKWEEAEQNFVEFIELQHFTPEKEITLKRLTEELYSKKNRPRIKSLKAARNWSRFIPGSGQMYAGKSGEGIINFLINASVLTFAGVQVYNGFYITGYLVGLGFFNKTYHGGMKRAEVIASQTNKQHMVEFNREVNQELISIIASE comes from the coding sequence ATGCAATACATAATCAAATTCTTTTTCAGCTTCATATTCCTCTGCGGAATTTCTTTGATTAGTAATTCTGCAGTATTAAAAGCTGATAGCTTGTATGCTTCGGGAAATTATTTTGAAGCCTCGATTGAATACGAACGCCTGGTATTTCAGGGAGATGCTGAAACCGACCTGAATTGGCTGCGTTATAAAAAAGCATTGTGCTATCGGAAAATGAACGATTTTGGGCGTGCAATAAGCGCTCTTCAAACCACTTATTTTTCAAACCCCGACGACTCGTTGTATCGTTTTGTTTGTTACGAACAATCACTTTGTTATTATCTGAACAATGAACCCGCCCGTGCTTTGTGGAAAATCGATGAATATTTTCATCGCAGTTCCGATAGTGTAAATATTGGTGTTTTTCTGCCTATAAAAATTCTTTCGTTACACGAAACATATAAATGGGAAGAAGCGGAACAGAATTTTGTTGAGTTTATAGAATTGCAGCATTTTACGCCTGAAAAAGAAATAACACTAAAACGATTGACGGAAGAACTTTACAGCAAAAAGAACCGTCCCCGCATAAAATCGCTTAAAGCTGCCAGAAACTGGTCGCGTTTTATTCCCGGATCAGGGCAAATGTATGCAGGTAAATCAGGCGAAGGAATCATCAATTTTTTGATCAATGCATCGGTGCTTACTTTTGCCGGAGTTCAGGTTTACAATGGCTTCTACATTACCGGTTACCTGGTTGGCCTTGGTTTTTTTAACAAAACTTACCACGGAGGAATGAAACGTGCAGAAGTAATTGCTTCACAAACAAATAAGCAGCACATGGTGGAATTTAACCGGGAGGTGAATCAGGAACTTATTTCAATAATTGCTTCGGAGTAA
- the lipB gene encoding lipoyl(octanoyl) transferase LipB produces MANFNYVDLGIKEYKACWDYQEERLQELTTQKRSTGKPTADNHFILVEHPHVYTLGKSGDEANMMANADFLKKIEATYFKINRGGDITYHGPGQLVGYPIIDLEHYKIGVREYIERMEDAIIATIGEYGLEAGRKEGATGVWLQADHKVRARKICAIGVRVSRYVTMHGFALNVNTDMRYYNYINPCGFASSAVTSIKQELDREISMDEVKEIAKKKFNQNY; encoded by the coding sequence ATGGCAAATTTTAATTACGTCGACCTCGGGATAAAAGAATACAAAGCATGCTGGGATTACCAGGAAGAGCGCCTTCAGGAGCTCACCACCCAAAAACGCAGTACCGGAAAACCTACTGCCGACAATCATTTTATCTTGGTGGAACACCCGCATGTTTATACACTTGGGAAAAGTGGCGATGAAGCCAATATGATGGCCAATGCCGATTTTCTGAAAAAGATAGAAGCGACATATTTTAAGATAAACCGCGGTGGCGATATTACCTACCACGGGCCGGGACAACTTGTTGGCTACCCAATAATCGATTTGGAGCATTACAAAATTGGTGTACGCGAATACATTGAAAGAATGGAGGATGCCATTATTGCAACGATTGGCGAATATGGTTTGGAAGCTGGCAGAAAAGAAGGTGCCACAGGCGTGTGGCTGCAAGCCGACCATAAAGTGCGTGCACGAAAAATTTGTGCCATTGGGGTTCGCGTGAGTCGTTACGTTACCATGCACGGTTTTGCGCTTAACGTAAACACCGACATGCGTTACTACAATTACATCAACCCGTGTGGTTTTGCCTCATCGGCGGTAACTTCCATTAAGCAAGAGCTGGATAGAGAAATATCGATGGATGAAGTTAAAGAGATTGCAAAGAAGAAGTTTAATCAGAACTACTAA
- the lipA gene encoding lipoyl synthase translates to MAHELNGRERLPKWMKMKMPKGESYSKVKNLVNKHGLHTICTSGNCPNIGECWNRGTATFMILGNICTRKCKFCAVPNGMPLAPDLEEPKKLAESVRIMGVKHCVITSVDRDDLEDQGAGIWAKTIREVKRVNPETKIEVLIPDFRGKTELIQQVIDAGPDVISHNLETTEERTPFIRFAAKYRRSLDVIKYVADNFGRAKSGIMLGLGETQEDVLKTMDDLLEAGCKVMTIGQYLAPTTKHMPVVEYIEPEKFVEYRKIGIRKGFKFVESSPLVRSSYRAEEHVKA, encoded by the coding sequence ATGGCACATGAGTTGAATGGCAGAGAACGCCTACCGAAGTGGATGAAGATGAAAATGCCAAAGGGAGAAAGCTATTCGAAGGTGAAGAACCTGGTGAATAAACATGGTTTGCATACCATTTGCACCAGCGGAAACTGCCCGAATATTGGCGAATGCTGGAACAGAGGAACAGCCACATTTATGATACTGGGAAACATCTGTACCCGCAAATGTAAATTCTGTGCCGTACCCAATGGAATGCCCCTTGCCCCCGATTTGGAAGAGCCCAAAAAACTGGCCGAGTCGGTGCGTATTATGGGCGTAAAACACTGCGTTATTACTTCGGTTGACCGCGATGATTTGGAAGATCAGGGTGCCGGAATTTGGGCCAAAACCATTCGCGAAGTAAAACGTGTGAACCCGGAAACCAAAATCGAAGTGCTGATTCCTGATTTCAGAGGTAAAACAGAATTGATACAACAGGTTATTGATGCTGGTCCGGATGTGATCTCACACAACTTAGAAACTACCGAAGAACGCACTCCGTTTATTCGATTTGCTGCAAAATACCGCCGCAGCCTGGATGTAATTAAATATGTTGCCGACAATTTCGGACGGGCAAAATCAGGGATTATGCTTGGTTTGGGCGAAACGCAAGAAGATGTATTAAAAACAATGGACGACTTGCTGGAAGCAGGATGTAAAGTAATGACCATTGGGCAGTACCTGGCACCGACGACAAAACACATGCCGGTTGTTGAATACATCGAACCGGAAAAATTTGTGGAATACCGCAAAATCGGCATCCGTAAAGGCTTTAAGTTTGTTGAAAGCTCGCCACTGGTTCGCAGTTCGTACCGTGCAGAGGAACATGTAAAAGCGTAA
- a CDS encoding tetratricopeptide repeat protein — MRYIFILLILITGLNTGFAQQKRSEIQTKSSLAIRYYNAKDFEKAAPLLKEVHQLTRNSTYFRYYINSLIGLEQYDEAESEIQREIKKQKTPRPEYYVHLGQVYKKQNRDEEADAMFREAIEKIPANRGAFLTTANSFLAWGEYGLARDVYLKGRNTLPDQSFNYELARSYLYLRDYTNMMEEYLNLLREGEKHLARVQSSLSSAMRLDIDNALREQFRGRC, encoded by the coding sequence ATGAGATATATATTCATACTATTGATATTAATTACGGGATTGAATACCGGATTTGCCCAACAGAAGCGATCCGAGATTCAAACAAAATCGAGTCTGGCTATTCGCTACTATAATGCGAAGGACTTTGAAAAAGCAGCGCCTTTATTAAAGGAGGTTCACCAGCTGACTCGTAACAGCACGTATTTCAGATATTACATAAACAGCTTAATCGGATTAGAACAGTATGATGAGGCAGAGTCAGAAATTCAGCGCGAGATAAAAAAGCAAAAAACACCGCGCCCGGAATATTATGTGCATTTAGGGCAGGTTTATAAAAAACAAAACCGCGATGAAGAAGCCGATGCCATGTTTCGCGAGGCGATTGAAAAAATACCTGCCAACCGCGGAGCATTTTTAACTACGGCCAATTCATTTTTAGCGTGGGGAGAATACGGTCTGGCCCGCGATGTTTATTTAAAAGGAAGAAATACCTTGCCCGACCAGTCGTTTAATTACGAGTTGGCACGGTCGTATTTGTATTTGCGCGATTATACCAATATGATGGAGGAGTATCTGAACCTGTTGCGCGAAGGTGAAAAACACCTGGCACGGGTGCAAAGCAGTTTGTCGTCGGCCATGCGGCTTGATATCGATAACGCACTGCGCGAACAGTTCAGGGGCAGGTGTTAA
- a CDS encoding tetratricopeptide repeat protein gives MLKRIQTEPRVIGYNRLLIWFFLQEKKFSSALRQSIALDRRTGAEDGQIAQLGDLALRNKEYAQAQKAYTYLMDKGQDTPFYAQAYARNIHAKYMEYTNEADSDLEQGKALADEFESGLQYLNIGPATLNLVREYAHLLAFYLNDTESAISVLEKGEKVPQLKPEQLGQLKAEMADIYVYADDPWEAMLIYSQVIEANKKNSLGDEVKLKKAKLGYYMGNFSWAKAQLDVLKASTSKLTANDAMELSMLIGNNLNLDTTAVPLQLFSRADLLFFQNRPDEAMLVLDSISETYPYHSLVDNILFRKAKIEVDNKNYAMAAEYLQTIVTDFSYDLLGDDALYMLAEINHYNLGQEEKAKELYKQMLTSYPGSVFTEESREKYRELRKIYPDIEPEGKDGLFERAIESSEF, from the coding sequence GTGTTAAAACGTATTCAAACCGAGCCCCGTGTTATTGGTTATAACCGACTGCTGATTTGGTTCTTTTTGCAAGAAAAGAAATTTTCGAGTGCTTTGCGTCAATCCATTGCTTTGGATAGGCGAACCGGAGCTGAAGACGGGCAGATTGCACAGTTGGGCGATTTGGCATTGCGAAATAAGGAATATGCTCAAGCCCAAAAAGCCTACACCTATTTAATGGATAAAGGGCAAGATACTCCCTTTTATGCGCAGGCGTATGCCCGTAATATCCATGCAAAATACATGGAATATACCAATGAAGCGGACAGTGATTTGGAACAGGGAAAAGCTTTGGCCGATGAATTTGAAAGTGGGTTGCAATATCTGAATATTGGTCCGGCAACCTTAAATCTGGTGCGCGAGTATGCCCATTTACTGGCTTTTTATCTGAATGATACTGAAAGTGCAATTTCGGTGTTGGAGAAAGGTGAAAAAGTGCCACAACTAAAACCCGAACAGCTGGGGCAATTGAAGGCCGAAATGGCAGATATTTATGTGTATGCCGATGATCCGTGGGAGGCGATGCTGATTTATTCGCAGGTAATTGAAGCCAATAAAAAGAATTCGCTGGGCGACGAAGTAAAACTGAAAAAAGCGAAACTGGGCTATTACATGGGTAATTTCAGTTGGGCAAAAGCGCAGTTGGATGTGTTAAAAGCCAGTACTTCGAAACTTACGGCTAATGATGCCATGGAGTTGTCGATGTTGATAGGTAATAACCTAAACCTTGATACTACTGCAGTACCACTGCAACTATTTTCTCGTGCCGATTTGTTGTTTTTCCAGAACAGACCCGACGAAGCGATGTTGGTTTTAGATTCTATTTCCGAGACATATCCGTATCATTCACTGGTGGATAATATTCTGTTTAGAAAAGCAAAAATTGAGGTGGATAACAAAAATTACGCAATGGCTGCCGAATACCTGCAAACTATTGTTACCGATTTTAGCTACGACCTGCTGGGAGACGATGCCTTGTACATGCTGGCCGAAATAAATCATTACAACCTGGGACAGGAAGAAAAGGCAAAAGAGTTGTATAAACAAATGCTGACCAGTTACCCGGGAAGTGTGTTTACCGAAGAATCGCGTGAGAAATACCGGGAACTACGAAAAATATACCCTGATATAGAACCCGAAGGAAAAGACGGTTTGTTTGAACGTGCTATTGAAAGTTCAGAGTTTTAG
- a CDS encoding tetratricopeptide repeat protein — translation MNRLFALIVLFSFPAVLLANQADSTANTIDDPLYKPFIERYILDEIKSLRQENQQLRAQVTKQIAEAKLESSDRAIQYTTSTINNIFYIITAAASLLVLLGWRSLSDIKKSIKAEMEKKIQMLTGDYESRLEDIEKKMIDRSKIIIETQQDITNTNTIHSLWMRAGLEKSAEEKISIYDEILQINPNDIEAMTYKADALLEIGEVRWALNLSNTAIELDSNYYLAFWQRACAYSLMNKQAEAIKDLKTALELSDVSTEELQAEKHFENLKDTKEFKALLS, via the coding sequence ATGAATAGATTATTTGCACTAATAGTTTTGTTTAGCTTCCCCGCAGTTTTACTTGCCAACCAGGCAGACAGCACAGCCAACACCATTGACGATCCCTTGTACAAACCTTTTATTGAGCGCTATATCCTTGACGAAATAAAAAGTTTACGCCAGGAAAACCAACAATTGCGCGCGCAGGTAACAAAACAAATCGCTGAGGCCAAGCTCGAATCTTCAGACCGGGCAATACAATACACAACCAGTACCATCAATAATATCTTTTATATTATAACTGCAGCAGCTTCGTTACTAGTGCTTTTGGGCTGGCGGTCGCTTAGCGACATAAAAAAAAGCATAAAGGCTGAGATGGAGAAGAAAATTCAAATGCTTACCGGCGATTATGAAAGCCGCCTGGAAGATATTGAAAAGAAAATGATCGATCGATCGAAGATAATCATTGAAACACAGCAGGATATTACAAACACCAATACCATTCACTCGTTGTGGATGCGCGCCGGACTTGAAAAGAGTGCAGAAGAAAAGATTTCGATTTATGATGAAATTTTACAAATAAACCCCAATGATATTGAAGCCATGACCTACAAAGCAGATGCGTTATTGGAAATAGGCGAGGTACGCTGGGCTTTAAACCTTTCGAATACAGCCATTGAGCTCGACAGCAATTACTATCTGGCATTTTGGCAACGCGCTTGTGCATATTCGCTAATGAATAAACAAGCAGAGGCGATAAAGGACCTTAAAACAGCACTTGAATTATCGGATGTTTCAACAGAAGAACTTCAGGCTGAAAAACATTTTGAAAACCTAAAGGACACGAAGGAATTTAAGGCGCTGTTAAGCTGA
- a CDS encoding DMT family transporter, whose product MSRIVKTYLYAGLAVLFWSTVATSFKLALREYDFIQLIFYVSVVTVVLLFVVLLFQRKTHLIFRQTPREWSYSLLMGAFNPLLYYLVLFKAYSLLPAQVAQPLNMVWPITLALLSVPMLKQKISWISFVALLISFVGVFFISSQGGFEGFSNTNPLGVVLAVGSSILWSLYWIFNVKDTRDQVVKLFLNFAIGMIYLVPVVALFSSFKVHWGEAFIATIYSGVFEVGITYVLWLKAMNLTSSNAKIGNLVFFAPFLSLVFIHLVLKETIYITTFIGLIFIVSGVLVQQLDRRKRNEMMNYD is encoded by the coding sequence ATGTCGCGAATTGTAAAAACATATTTATATGCCGGTTTAGCCGTGTTGTTTTGGTCGACAGTTGCCACCTCGTTTAAACTGGCGTTGCGCGAGTATGATTTTATTCAGCTTATATTTTATGTGTCGGTAGTAACGGTAGTGCTGCTGTTTGTAGTTTTGCTCTTTCAACGAAAAACACATTTAATTTTCAGGCAAACACCGCGCGAGTGGTCGTATTCATTATTAATGGGGGCTTTTAATCCACTGCTTTATTACCTTGTTTTATTTAAAGCCTATTCTCTGCTTCCGGCACAAGTGGCACAGCCGCTTAACATGGTTTGGCCCATAACACTGGCACTGCTTTCGGTGCCCATGCTCAAACAAAAAATCAGCTGGATAAGTTTTGTGGCGCTGCTGATCAGTTTTGTTGGTGTATTTTTTATTTCGTCGCAGGGAGGATTCGAAGGATTTAGTAACACCAATCCGCTGGGCGTTGTGCTGGCGGTGGGAAGTTCCATTTTGTGGTCGTTGTACTGGATTTTTAATGTGAAAGACACGCGCGACCAGGTGGTAAAGTTATTCCTTAATTTTGCCATCGGGATGATATATCTGGTGCCGGTAGTGGCGCTGTTTTCGTCGTTTAAGGTACATTGGGGCGAAGCATTTATAGCTACCATTTACTCTGGCGTTTTTGAGGTGGGCATTACTTATGTGCTGTGGTTAAAAGCTATGAACCTTACCAGTAGCAATGCAAAAATTGGTAATCTGGTATTTTTTGCTCCGTTTCTGTCGTTGGTTTTTATTCACCTTGTTCTTAAGGAAACCATTTATATTACCACTTTTATTGGTTTGATTTTTATCGTTTCGGGGGTGCTGGTTCAACAACTCGACCGGAGAAAACGTAATGAAATGATGAATTACGATTAA
- the ruvC gene encoding crossover junction endodeoxyribonuclease RuvC — MDKPLRILGIDPGTTVTGYGLVEVRNKKPVILHMGNITPKRYSDHYMRLKYLHERALHLVKEYKPDVMAIEAPFYGKNVQSMLKLGRGQGVLMAAALVHDVPIHEYAPLLVKQSITGMGRASKEQVAYFLQKVYDLKDMDKMLDETDAVAVAICHFIQMNKPQKSKEYKNWSDFVKKNPGKLK, encoded by the coding sequence ATGGATAAACCGCTTCGTATATTGGGTATCGATCCCGGAACAACGGTAACCGGCTATGGTTTGGTAGAGGTGAGAAATAAAAAGCCGGTGATTTTACACATGGGAAACATCACACCCAAAAGGTATTCCGACCATTATATGCGTTTGAAATACCTGCACGAACGGGCGTTGCATTTAGTAAAAGAATACAAGCCCGATGTTATGGCCATTGAAGCACCGTTTTATGGTAAAAACGTGCAGTCGATGTTAAAGCTTGGCCGCGGACAAGGTGTATTGATGGCTGCCGCACTGGTGCACGATGTGCCGATTCATGAATACGCACCTTTGCTGGTAAAGCAATCGATAACCGGAATGGGCCGCGCCTCGAAAGAGCAGGTCGCTTATTTTCTGCAAAAAGTTTACGACCTGAAGGATATGGATAAAATGCTCGACGAAACCGATGCGGTGGCAGTGGCCATTTGTCATTTTATACAAATGAACAAGCCGCAAAAATCGAAAGAGTATAAAAACTGGTCCGATTTTGTTAAAAAGAATCCCGGTAAGCTAAAATAA